The Halobaculum magnesiiphilum genome contains the following window.
TACGCGGAGGAGAGTTCCGGCGGCAACGACGACCCGCGGATCCACCATTACACCTCCCCCGACGCCTTCTCGTGGACGGAGCAGGGCGTCCCGATCGATTTGAACGGGTTCGGATGGACCGGCGGCGATCCGGACGTGGTCGAGATCGACGGGAAATACTATATGTGGCTGGATCGGGACATTGGATTCCCGAACTACCGGATTATCCGACTCACCTCCGACGATCTCTACAACTGGAATCACTCGACCAGTAAAATCATGAACACGCCCGGGGGCGACGCCGAAGTACAGTTCCTCCCGGACGAAAACCGGTATTACCTCATGACCGAACTCACCGGGAGTGACAACGAGGATATTGGGGTTCACAGCGCCTTCGGCAAGCCGTACGCGCGGGTGTACGGGTCAAACGACTCCTCGACGTGGACTGAAATCGACCGGGTGAGACTCCGCGACGGAACGACGACACAGCCACTCGACACGCAAAACTACACGCACGTCAAATCCCGGTTCGAGTTCGGGAAAAGCGATCACATGGGATCGCAAACGATAGACGACATCACGATTAGCGAACTCGAATACTCGGACGGCGAGCTTTCGGGCCGCGTCGTCACGGAATCGGGCTCGCCGGTGAGTGACGCCACGGTAAAAGTGGTTGGCGTCGACTACTCACAGATCGAGGCGTCGGGCGCGCAAACTCTCGAAGAACGCGCGAACGAGCTGGTCGACGAGGCACAGAACCCCAAGCCGTCGGCATGGAAGCCCGACCGACAACTCACCGGCTCCTCGGGCTTGTATGAGTCGACGAGCACGGAGTACGTTGCCGCTCACACCCTCTCGGACTGGGGCCTCACAAAGTGGTCCGACGAGCCGACGCTCGGCGAGCCGACGCTTCAAGTTCCGGCCGACGAGGAGGTCGCGCTGTCCGTGTGGGATCCCGAACGCTCCGGGCTCGTTCAGGACGGCGTTAACTCCGACCTTCCGGGCGGGACGGTCAACGACCGCGATATCGTGATTCAGACGCTCGCGGCGTCGGGCGAGTCGGTCGGCAACCGGACGGTGTCGACGGGTACAACGTACGATGTGACGTTCGGCGGCGAGCACGACCTCGCGAAAGTGGAACTCCCGCCCGGGTTCTACCGCATCCACCCGAAGGGGAATCCGGCAAACGCGATCGTGATCGTCGCGGGCAACCCCGACCAGATCGCGTCGGCGATCACGTCCGACCTCGAAAGCGAGGCGGGCGACCTCACCGACCGCGCAGAGTCGATCCGCGACAACTTCGACCAGGGCAAGTTCACCGCCACGACGGTGACGACGAATGAAAACGGCGAGTGGTCGGCGTCGGTTGGCGCGAACGTCGAGACGGTCGCCGTACAGGCGTACAAGAAGCCGCCGGGACTGTCGACGGACGCCTCGGAGCTTGAACTCGTCGATATCCGGACGTACTACGAAACAACAGAGTACGAGGGCTCGTACGTGTTGCCGTCGTCGCCGACACGAACGAGCGTCCCGAACGACGACGTGACGGTCCGCGTCCGGGAGTTCAAAGCGCCGCAGTATGGCGACCTCGGACGGTACCAGAACCTCACGGCGGCGCTTGAGGAGTTCCTCGACGACTCCGGCCTTCGCGAGACGGTCTCGGCGTTGCAAAACCGGCTTGGCAGCGAGACGAGCGAATCGCTTCGCCGGACGTACGAGTCGCTCCGGACGATCGCCGAAAATAGCGAAGTGGTTCGCAAGCGAGCGAACGAGTACCTAGGCGACGACGCCGAACTCCTCCGGCCGGCGGACGAGCTGTCGGACGCCGAACTCCGGGCGCGGATCAACGCGATCGAGCAAGCGATCGCGACCTCGCGGTCGGCTGTCGACACCGAATCGGTCGAGACCGCGCTCGGCGACGGTACCGTAACCGCCCGGTTCCCGTTCGCCTCGGACGTGACACGCGACCAGTTGTCGATCATGGCGCACTACTCGAACGGGACGAGCGTGCCGCTCAACGCCTCCTCGGAGTACGTCAGTATCGAATCGGGCCTCTCGCCGCTCGGCGGTGATACGGTCGTCATCTCCGACTACCCGGTCGGCGAGAACGACCCGTCGGCGGTCCGGTTCTCGGTCCGCGCGGCTACGGAGGACGGCCTCGCGAAGTCGAGCACGCGCGTAAGCAACCCCACGTCGGACACACGACCGCCGTCGCTTGAGGCGATCCGGCTTGATACGCTCCAACCCGGCCCGGACCAGACGGTCGGCTTCGAGCTGGTCGGAACCGAGGACTCGGCCGTCTCGAACATCAGTAAGGTCGAGGCGTTCGGGCCGGGCGGCGACACGGTCGCGACGAGCGTCACGGGCGACCGGTCGGGACGCCTCACGACGAACGGCGAGGGCGTCCACGTCGCACGAGTCACCTTCACGAACGCGGAGGGCGCGAACGCGACGGTGACGGTCCGCGTGGCCGCAACCGACGCCGATCGCGACCTCCCGCCGGGGATCCAAGTCCGCGAGTCGCCGGTCGGCGTGTACGCGCTCGTCGGCGACGGGTTCGACGCCGGCGACGTGGACACGACCGGCGGCGGCACCGAACTCACGATCACGGGTCAACTCCCGGAGGACGTAGACCCACCGACGGAGGTTCACGTCTACACGAGCGCGGTCTCACTCCCGGCGGAATCGACGATCAACATCCGCGTCGTGAGTGGCCCGCAGCAACAGGCCGTTAATAAGCACGTCCGCGTCGCAACCCACTTCTCGGCGTGGGAAACCAACTCCTCGTCGAGCTTCGGCCTCCCGTCGTCGACGGCCTACCGGAACGACGACGCGATCCCACTCCCGGGGGAGTCCGCACAGGGCAACGTAACCGTCTCGTCGTCGCAAGTGCTCATCCGGAGCTACACCGACGCGAACGGCGAGTTGACGATCGAGACCGACACGAATCCCGGCGTCGTCGAGGGCGTGACGTACGAGGCCGAACTCCTCACGGCCGGGATCGACGTGCCGCTCCTCGACGCGGGCCTCGGCGGGCTCGTGCCGTCGGTGCCGGTGCCGCTCGGCGGGGCCGCCTCGGCGGGCGCGCTCCTCCTCTTGCCGGTCGGCGTTCGTCGCTTCGGACGGCGTCGAGCCGGGGCGGTCGGCCTCGCGCTGTTGGTCGTGACCGCTGGCGCCGCAGCACCCGCGGCCGCAGCACCCACGACGACGCCGGAGCTGTCGATCACGACATACGGCTCACAGCCGAGTTACGTCGTCTCGCTGTCGAACGACTCGGTCGCCGATATCGACAACTGGGCGAGCACCGCCGACGATCGTTCGCTCATCAACGTCGACAACACGAGCAACACGGCGACCGTCGCAGCGCCGTACCTCGACGTTATGGGCGGCATGGTCGGGTTCGGTCCGGACGGGTTCACGTACCGTCTCGGCGGCGGGCCGGGACTCGCCGAGCTGGCGTATGTCGAGTCGATCCGGCCGAACTACCAGCTCTCGATCCCGACACCGGTCGACCGGATCACGACCGCCGGCGACGTGCCGGAACCGGAGACAGTCGGCCTCCTCGGGTTTGACGACCCGGAGCGACCGACCGAGGGGATCGCGTTCGATAACGACTCGGCGCCGACGACCATGTCCGAGACGGGCGACCTCCTCGGCGTCGGGAACGTGTCGGCGTCGACCGACGGCATGACCGTGGCCGTTATCGACACCGGCGCCAACACCGCCGACGGTCGCGTGTTCGGCGACGGATCGACGGGCTCCGACATTCGGATCACGAACGACTCGGCGTCGTTCCTCACCGGGTCGGCGGAGACGGTCGAGAACAACTCGCTTGACGTGCTCGCCGACCGCAACGGGCACGGCACGTGGACCGCGAGTGCGATAGCGGCCAACGCCTCGGGCACGACTCACGACGGCATGGCACCCAACGCGAGCCTCCTCGTCCTCAAGGCGCTCGACGGTGAGGGCTCGGGCTCGACAAGCAACATCGCAGCCGCGATCCGCTACGCTGCGGACCACGACGCCGGCGTTATCAGCCTCTCGCTCGGGTCGCCCGTGTACGACGAGTCGATTGCCGACGCCGTCGAGTACGCACACTCGGAGGGGTCGGTCGTCGTCGTCGCGGCGGGCAACTCGCGATGGACGCGCTCGCCGGGCCTCGCGACGCCCGCGGACGTGTCGGGGACGATCGCCGTCGGCGCCTCGAACTACTCCGACCAGGGCGCAAGCGCGCTCGGGTCGGCGTCGTTCTCACAGGTCGGGCCGGACCCGTCGACGACCGACGGCGCCGGCACCGAGTCGGCGGGCGCCTCCATCGACGTGGTCGCGCCGGGGATGCAACAGCGGGTCAAGGCGCCCAACACCGACGGCTACGTGAGTAACTCGACGCTGTCGGGCACGAGCATGGCGACACCGGAGGTCGCGGGCGGGCTCCTCCGTGCGATGGCCGCAAAC
Protein-coding sequences here:
- a CDS encoding S8 family serine peptidase; translation: MTDKDESSSCIARSLGLSENSPIGVASVLLVTVLLVTAPIASATAIGAGTAQSAASGDRNDLGTDGVRLDTDGDTNVSKAGWDTGDDWDNGTDGNNTYHENVPNTDHDDAGTIGIGPNYSSPLYESELASLYPLDGESGDAVDIHGGNNGSVSSEVIRGVKGFNGGTAYDLNNGTIDVGQPFETAIATDNNFTVLLRFQIDADDLDGDRHYLVSHGSQSANDNFGIWIGDQDSDGENELAGYVDGYGATTLIQEPSMMAGRYYSVAISVNESAGLNMLINEDVRHSDDADNSISSGSGNWTIGSKNATTQFSHSTVDDVRFYESGLGVSQIRQWHRQVTLGSYNTSAKEFDGTVRSVEYNATVDSRNWNWTEETEILNDGSGQFADPILFTGVDSNSYKYTAVMRNSSDNTIEVWGSDNMTDWNPVNTGNIAPFKADGKRSLNDGIRVDGTYYFVANNDSGSSTNTTIVYGDSLDDLSETGTVFEDQDAGIFYDEDGDTFHAYAEESSGGNDDPRIHHYTSPDAFSWTEQGVPIDLNGFGWTGGDPDVVEIDGKYYMWLDRDIGFPNYRIIRLTSDDLYNWNHSTSKIMNTPGGDAEVQFLPDENRYYLMTELTGSDNEDIGVHSAFGKPYARVYGSNDSSTWTEIDRVRLRDGTTTQPLDTQNYTHVKSRFEFGKSDHMGSQTIDDITISELEYSDGELSGRVVTESGSPVSDATVKVVGVDYSQIEASGAQTLEERANELVDEAQNPKPSAWKPDRQLTGSSGLYESTSTEYVAAHTLSDWGLTKWSDEPTLGEPTLQVPADEEVALSVWDPERSGLVQDGVNSDLPGGTVNDRDIVIQTLAASGESVGNRTVSTGTTYDVTFGGEHDLAKVELPPGFYRIHPKGNPANAIVIVAGNPDQIASAITSDLESEAGDLTDRAESIRDNFDQGKFTATTVTTNENGEWSASVGANVETVAVQAYKKPPGLSTDASELELVDIRTYYETTEYEGSYVLPSSPTRTSVPNDDVTVRVREFKAPQYGDLGRYQNLTAALEEFLDDSGLRETVSALQNRLGSETSESLRRTYESLRTIAENSEVVRKRANEYLGDDAELLRPADELSDAELRARINAIEQAIATSRSAVDTESVETALGDGTVTARFPFASDVTRDQLSIMAHYSNGTSVPLNASSEYVSIESGLSPLGGDTVVISDYPVGENDPSAVRFSVRAATEDGLAKSSTRVSNPTSDTRPPSLEAIRLDTLQPGPDQTVGFELVGTEDSAVSNISKVEAFGPGGDTVATSVTGDRSGRLTTNGEGVHVARVTFTNAEGANATVTVRVAATDADRDLPPGIQVRESPVGVYALVGDGFDAGDVDTTGGGTELTITGQLPEDVDPPTEVHVYTSAVSLPAESTINIRVVSGPQQQAVNKHVRVATHFSAWETNSSSSFGLPSSTAYRNDDAIPLPGESAQGNVTVSSSQVLIRSYTDANGELTIETDTNPGVVEGVTYEAELLTAGIDVPLLDAGLGGLVPSVPVPLGGAASAGALLLLPVGVRRFGRRRAGAVGLALLVVTAGAAAPAAAAPTTTPELSITTYGSQPSYVVSLSNDSVADIDNWASTADDRSLINVDNTSNTATVAAPYLDVMGGMVGFGPDGFTYRLGGGPGLAELAYVESIRPNYQLSIPTPVDRITTAGDVPEPETVGLLGFDDPERPTEGIAFDNDSAPTTMSETGDLLGVGNVSASTDGMTVAVIDTGANTADGRVFGDGSTGSDIRITNDSASFLTGSAETVENNSLDVLADRNGHGTWTASAIAANASGTTHDGMAPNASLLVLKALDGEGSGSTSNIAAAIRYAADHDAGVISLSLGSPVYDESIADAVEYAHSEGSVVVVAAGNSRWTRSPGLATPADVSGTIAVGASNYSDQGASALGSASFSQVGPDPSTTDGAGTESAGASIDVVAPGMQQRVKAPNTDGYVSNSTLSGTSMATPEVAGGLLRAMAANASLADATPEEVEAAVQSSAQPAPRLAAVEAGHGLFRADNLADGTTPAESQADSMTDPAQQRDDYYRAASDASGGFLAGVARQAGVGA